The DNA region CTTCTCTTCGACTCCGGCGTGCTGCTTCTCAACCATTCGATAGCACCTTGCAAGGATGTCGACATGCTCGCGGATATGACCGATCGCCAACAAGCCGGATTCGACGCCATCATCGAGATCCGCCGTCAGGTAAGCAATCTCATCGGCGAGATCGATCAACTGGGCCTCCAGCGGAGGCCGCTGATCCAGCATGTACTCCGCAAGCTCTGGATAATCGAGGACACTGTAATCCCGCGAATGCTTGATGATTCCTTCGCGGACACCAAGCGTAAGGTTCAGTCCACGATGCGCCGCGTATCGCTGCTCAAAGTGTTCAACGATACGCAGCGCATGCAGATTATGGTCGAACCGCCGCCCATGCTCTCGCAGACACTGATCGAGTGCCCGCTCCCCCGCATGGCCAAATGGCGGATGCCCGATATCGTGGACGAGTGCCAGCGTCTCTGCCAGATCTTCATTCAATCCAAGCGTGGACGCCGCAGCCCGGGCAATCTGCGCGACCTCCATCGTGTGCGTCAGCCGACTGCGAAAATGGTCGGAGGCCCGACTGGTAAACACCTGTGTCTTCCCCGCGAGACGACGAAAAGCTCGCGCCTGCACGATGCGTTCACGATCCCGTTGAAAAGGCGTACACGAAGGCCTGAATGGCGCAGGATAGGCACGCGCCATCAGAGGATCGTCCGGCCCACCAATGACCGCACAACGAGAAAGTTCGGTCGACATAGTCAGTTCGAGTGTAACGGAAGAAGAAGCCGCAGCGAAGATCGCTCCTCTCTTCCATTCCGTAAAGAAAGAAGAGAGAGCGATGTCTTCGGCGTCTCTATTTTGCTGGTGCCGGCGACACCTTCGCCAGCTTCACCCGCGCATTTTCGAGCTTATGCTGTACCTTGGCGACATCCGCCGGATCGGCATCCGCAGGCAGGGAGTGCGCATACTCCGTCATCGAGCGCTCCCACTGCGTGACCGCCAGCTTCAGCTTGCCCGTCTTCTCATAGACCTCGCCCAGATGGTCGTGAACGGTCGGATCGGTGCTCATGCGTTCCATTGCTTTACGCAGATTCTGCTCCGCCAGGTCGTATTGTCCGGACTTGAAGTAAACC from Edaphobacter paludis includes:
- the dgt gene encoding dGTP triphosphohydrolase, whose amino-acid sequence is MSTELSRCAVIGGPDDPLMARAYPAPFRPSCTPFQRDRERIVQARAFRRLAGKTQVFTSRASDHFRSRLTHTMEVAQIARAAASTLGLNEDLAETLALVHDIGHPPFGHAGERALDQCLREHGRRFDHNLHALRIVEHFEQRYAAHRGLNLTLGVREGIIKHSRDYSVLDYPELAEYMLDQRPPLEAQLIDLADEIAYLTADLDDGVESGLLAIGHIREHVDILARCYRMVEKQHAGVEEKYLFNEALQLMQNVLTDDLIATTRRNAEAIGADSLEDIRRCPTRLAVFSPRVEAERLQEKRYLYETLYTCEVLENEHDKAEEVVTALFNYWINDPEELPQGHFEDIEEEGLARVVADYIAGMTDSFILLQYAQIKRAIRR